In Besnoitia besnoiti strain Bb-Ger1 chromosome I, whole genome shotgun sequence, the genomic window GGCCGAGTAAGCCACCGTATGGTGTTGGCTGTGAAATATCTCCTTACCCAAGCAACCTCTTCACTTTCATTTCGGGGACTGTTAGGCAGATGCTCACCATTATGACAACCTGCATCGGCGAAGCCAGCGAAATGAAAAAAGAACACTCGTGCAGTTCGGTCGTCTGTACCTCTGCATCGAAGCCTATCACAACACCCACAACGAGTAGCACTTACCACTGTTGCGAATGTGTTGAGTTTGAACGGTTCCAAGCCTGAGAGCAAGCAGAAGGGTACCTCACCAACCGCAAGCGGGCTGTCGCAAAGATCCGTTGCAGTTTTAGGGCTTTTTCCTGCCACAACTGCAATCGCGGTAACTCGCGATGAACATGTGGACTGCGCTTCACTTACCACATGCGATCGAAAGGAGATACGTGAAAAAGACAAGAGACGACTTGATGAGCGTGAGTGTACTTATAGGGATCAAGTGATAAGAGAAATTGGTTAGCGCaacgtctgctgcagccaaAATTGCCATCGGTGCTATCAGCGAAAGCAGAGATGACAGAGGCAAAGAAGGCAACGGCGGAAACAGAGTGGGGAAGGCACAGAAGCAAAGGCGCAGAATCAAAGCGATGAAAGAGAAGTGAAGGAAGGTGACCGACAAGGGGAGCGGTATCTGCAGAGTATCAAACGTGTACTTATTCGCCGCCGTGAGGATAAGACTTGAAGCATACCACACGCACACTGTGGAAGCGATGCAGATGACGTGAATGCAAGACAATCTGCCATTGCTGCCCTGTTTGTTCTGAGAAGAATAACTCCGCACAGCGTCTGATTGATTCCTAGCCACCCCGGTCAGTTCGATGACGGGAAGCCGATGACCTgtctgcgacgccgacgacggcaggAATGTTCGAACCCCG contains:
- a CDS encoding putative DP-fucose transporter (encoded by transcript BESB_008880), with the protein product MGSLRAQGGVRTFLPSSASQTGHRLPVIELTGVARNQSDAVRSYSSQNKQGSNGRLSCIHVICIASTVCVWYASSLILTAANKYTFDTLQIPLPLSVTFLHFSFIALILRLCFCAFPTLFPPLPSLPLSSLLSLIAPMAILAAADVALTNFSYHLIPISTLTLIKSSLVFFTYLLSIACGLEPFKLNTFATVVVIMVSICLTVPEMKVKRLLGVAVAFGAVFVGALRWVLVHRAFKLYPNLSILQLLLLMQPMASIALSPVVAFYELPHFIDSLADLFDPSRLFAAAVVTASGVVVAVVVVFSEFQVVSLTSSVSLCIAGVGKEILTIIMSMVIFDEVLSSLVLLGTACFLHLMVCCAQCLQSREYYITVG